A window of the Alkalinema sp. FACHB-956 genome harbors these coding sequences:
- a CDS encoding ABC transporter permease: MEALERFSRSKKATIVLPLIATVILLILWEVLTIVLKIPAFNLPAPSVIFNTMITKWPALLENSTQTLWTTLAGFLLAIVAGVILGFLIGYSRLAYVILYPILVGFNTIPKVALVPLFALWFGIGTVPAILTAFLLAFFPIAVNVALGLDTVEPEMKDVMRALGASQVEIFQKIGYPHTLPYIFASLKVAISLAFVGAVISETVASNRGIGYMIVSASSNFDVPLGFAGLLMLGIMGTVLYGLFAGIEKKVIYWAR, from the coding sequence ATGGAAGCATTAGAGCGGTTTTCGCGATCTAAAAAAGCAACGATCGTTTTACCGTTGATAGCAACGGTGATTTTATTGATTCTGTGGGAGGTCTTAACGATCGTTTTAAAAATTCCAGCATTCAATTTGCCTGCCCCTTCAGTAATTTTCAATACGATGATCACCAAGTGGCCCGCGCTCTTAGAGAATTCGACTCAAACTTTATGGACAACATTGGCAGGATTTCTCCTAGCGATTGTCGCTGGGGTAATTTTGGGCTTTTTAATTGGATACTCGCGGTTAGCCTATGTAATTCTTTACCCCATTTTGGTGGGATTTAACACGATTCCTAAAGTCGCCTTGGTTCCATTATTTGCACTGTGGTTTGGCATTGGTACCGTACCAGCGATTCTCACTGCGTTCTTGTTAGCCTTTTTCCCGATCGCGGTTAATGTGGCGCTGGGTTTAGACACTGTGGAACCCGAAATGAAAGATGTGATGCGGGCTTTGGGTGCCAGCCAAGTGGAAATCTTTCAAAAAATTGGCTATCCCCACACCCTACCCTATATTTTTGCGTCCCTCAAAGTTGCAATTTCCCTCGCCTTTGTAGGGGCTGTGATTTCGGAAACGGTGGCTTCCAACCGAGGTATTGGCTACATGATTGTCAGCGCCAGTTCTAATTTTGATGTGCCCCTTGGCTTTGCAGGGTTATTGATGCTGGGGATCATGGGGACAGTCTTGTATGGGCTGTTTGCGGGGATTGAAAAAAAGGTGATTTACTGGGCACGGTAA
- a CDS encoding iron uptake porin: MISPRVALSNEPSVMVDEMPLAQITSVSQLSDVKPTDWAFQALQSLVERYGCIAGYPDRTFRGNRALTRYEFAAGLNACMDRINELITAATDTLANKADLATLEQLQTEFAAELATLRGRVDALESKVATLQKQQFSTTTKLTGDLWFNWTSAFPTGDVLAERGVPGSAFAPPRRSPITNQPSRVVRQGSDTAATFGYYLFLNLNTSFTGKDLLVTQLVTGNGSSPANQLVSAGFFNSWGVPFLDQTGSPTANSVVVRELSYTFPLSKDIRLAVGPRLNFYKYYDGNRYTFFMRGATSYNSNGSTLSNAVDRGSGAVLTWTISPQLRLTTGFLAENTEFLNPATFNTSSNPNAGLFNSTYTIASELAYSPIRNLNLKLHYARTRIKAYNGFIGGAVGEPLPYGYADDGFGGRVNDANSDTWIVNLEWNITKKFGLFGRYSWGRVGIDPINPARAGGDIKVQSFQVGMGFPDLGKLGALGVISFVMPHSYTSGRNFLLSGAGDGGKQYDLEFSYYYPINKNLAIVPAFYAIFNPNNFESNSTVYVGNIRTQFSF, from the coding sequence ATGATTTCCCCCCGTGTTGCGTTATCCAATGAGCCGTCGGTCATGGTGGACGAGATGCCGCTGGCGCAGATTACTTCAGTTTCGCAACTGTCGGATGTTAAACCTACAGATTGGGCGTTCCAAGCATTACAGTCTTTGGTAGAGCGTTATGGCTGCATTGCGGGCTATCCTGACCGGACGTTTCGGGGGAATCGGGCGTTGACGCGCTATGAATTTGCCGCCGGTTTAAATGCCTGTATGGATCGGATTAATGAATTAATTACGGCGGCTACAGACACACTGGCGAACAAAGCTGATTTAGCGACCTTAGAACAACTCCAAACGGAATTTGCGGCTGAACTGGCTACCTTGCGTGGGCGCGTAGATGCCTTGGAGAGTAAGGTTGCGACTTTGCAGAAGCAGCAATTTTCAACCACGACTAAACTGACAGGGGATCTTTGGTTTAACTGGACCAGTGCCTTTCCCACGGGAGATGTGTTAGCAGAACGGGGGGTTCCTGGGAGTGCCTTTGCTCCCCCCCGTCGATCGCCGATTACCAATCAACCGTCCCGAGTGGTGCGCCAGGGGAGTGATACCGCAGCAACATTTGGGTACTACCTGTTCTTGAATCTCAACACGTCTTTTACGGGTAAAGATTTGTTGGTGACGCAGTTGGTGACGGGCAATGGGAGCTCTCCCGCCAATCAATTGGTTTCGGCTGGGTTCTTTAATTCCTGGGGTGTTCCTTTCCTAGATCAGACAGGATCCCCGACTGCGAATTCGGTGGTTGTGCGGGAATTGTCCTATACGTTTCCACTGAGTAAGGATATTCGTTTGGCGGTGGGGCCACGACTCAATTTTTACAAGTACTACGACGGCAATCGCTATACTTTCTTCATGCGGGGGGCCACGAGTTATAACTCCAATGGCAGTACGCTGTCCAATGCGGTCGATCGGGGCTCTGGTGCGGTTTTAACTTGGACAATCAGTCCTCAATTACGATTGACAACAGGCTTTTTGGCTGAGAATACTGAATTTTTAAACCCAGCCACCTTCAATACTTCCAGCAATCCGAATGCTGGCTTGTTCAATTCGACTTATACGATCGCGTCGGAGTTGGCCTATAGTCCGATACGGAATTTGAACTTGAAGTTGCATTATGCACGGACTCGCATTAAAGCTTATAACGGTTTTATTGGCGGTGCTGTAGGTGAGCCACTGCCCTATGGGTATGCAGATGATGGTTTTGGTGGGCGGGTCAATGATGCGAATTCTGATACCTGGATTGTGAATCTCGAATGGAACATTACGAAAAAGTTTGGCTTATTTGGACGTTATTCCTGGGGACGGGTGGGCATTGATCCCATTAACCCAGCACGGGCAGGGGGCGATATTAAAGTACAGTCGTTTCAAGTCGGTATGGGTTTCCCTGATTTAGGCAAATTGGGAGCCTTGGGTGTGATTTCGTTTGTGATGCCCCATAGCTATACCTCAGGCCGGAATTTTCTGCTGTCGGGTGCTGGAGATGGTGGTAAGCAGTACGATCTAGAGTTTTCCTACTATTACCCGATCAATAAGAATCTAGCGATCGTTCCTGCGTTTTATGCCATTTTCAATCCGAATAATTTCGAGAGCAATTCAACTGTCTATGTGGGCAATATCAGGACACAATTTAGTTTCTAG
- a CDS encoding ABC transporter substrate-binding protein yields the protein MKRLILPMLLVGAMVVVGCQAQPPNSSAPGTSTAAGNTQGKRSIKVNPSWLLQGDNAPITLAIERGYFAEEGLDVKLERGYGSSDTITKVAAGQFEIGFGDIYSMIEFNAKNPNDPVVAVAVPYNRSPFAIVTLKSSNINDPKGLGGKKLGAPAGDAPRKIWPVLASQLGLKADSVEWITMEPKLREAFLLKGDVDAVSGFATTVVPSLEKAGKKPEEFNVFYYTDNGLDLYGNAIVVKKAFLDQNPEVVKGFLRAYVKGFQDTLKDPAAALASVTKAGDALMDANAEKRRLQIALQQLYVTPESEKVGVGGIDPARLEKTIQQVATVLGVEPPPVDKVFNAGFLPPEDQRKLPPAAERKPLN from the coding sequence ATGAAACGTTTGATATTGCCAATGCTTTTGGTGGGCGCGATGGTGGTTGTAGGGTGTCAGGCTCAGCCACCCAATTCCAGTGCGCCTGGTACGTCCACTGCTGCTGGTAATACCCAAGGGAAGCGATCGATTAAAGTCAATCCATCTTGGTTGTTACAAGGGGATAATGCGCCGATTACCCTAGCTATTGAGCGTGGTTATTTTGCAGAGGAAGGCTTGGATGTCAAACTTGAGCGTGGATATGGTTCATCGGATACCATCACCAAGGTTGCAGCGGGCCAGTTTGAAATTGGGTTTGGTGATATCTACTCCATGATTGAGTTCAATGCCAAGAACCCTAACGATCCCGTGGTGGCAGTTGCTGTGCCCTATAACCGCTCTCCCTTTGCGATCGTAACACTGAAGTCCAGCAATATTAATGATCCCAAGGGCTTAGGAGGGAAAAAGCTGGGTGCTCCCGCAGGCGATGCGCCTCGTAAGATTTGGCCGGTATTAGCGAGCCAATTGGGGCTGAAGGCTGACAGCGTAGAATGGATTACGATGGAGCCGAAATTGAGGGAAGCTTTTTTATTGAAGGGTGATGTGGATGCGGTGAGTGGCTTTGCGACAACGGTCGTGCCATCACTAGAGAAAGCAGGTAAAAAGCCAGAAGAGTTCAATGTGTTTTATTACACTGACAATGGTTTAGATCTGTATGGCAATGCGATCGTGGTGAAGAAAGCCTTTCTCGATCAAAATCCAGAGGTTGTCAAAGGCTTTCTTCGGGCCTATGTTAAAGGGTTTCAAGATACGTTGAAAGATCCAGCCGCTGCCCTCGCCTCTGTGACCAAGGCAGGGGATGCTTTGATGGATGCCAATGCGGAGAAACGGCGATTACAAATTGCCCTACAACAGCTGTATGTCACGCCAGAGTCAGAAAAGGTGGGTGTGGGAGGCATTGATCCTGCACGCTTAGAGAAGACGATTCAGCAGGTGGCGACTGTGTTGGGGGTTGAGCCCCCCCCCGTGGATAAGGTGTTTAATGCAGGGTTTTTACCGCCAGAAGACCAACGGAAATTACCGCCAGCAGCGGAACGTAAGCCATTGAATTAG
- a CDS encoding ABC transporter ATP-binding protein has translation MLQSEYITDVRDSRTSSAFLEFDRVGLEYPVEDGMRRIIQEVSLSIAPGEFVSFVGPSGCGKTSILRMVSGLAPAPIGAVRMRGETVTKPLRNVGIAFQNPVMMPWRNTISNVMLPYEVVQPFKRDFKDPKKRQGMVREAQKLLKVVGLQDFQEQYPWQLSGGMRQRASLCRALIHQPEILLLDEPFGALDAFTREEMWVMLQELWMQVQCVCILITHDLREAVFLSDTIYVMGPRPSSIVYQVKPNLPRPVTPEMMLSDDFNHIVNDLRRHIHRN, from the coding sequence ATGCTCCAGTCTGAATACATCACTGATGTCCGGGACTCTCGTACCTCATCAGCCTTTCTTGAATTCGATCGAGTTGGCTTAGAGTATCCCGTGGAAGACGGTATGCGACGGATTATTCAAGAGGTTAGTTTATCCATTGCACCGGGTGAATTTGTATCCTTTGTGGGGCCGAGTGGTTGTGGCAAGACTTCAATTTTGCGGATGGTGTCTGGACTGGCTCCTGCACCGATCGGAGCAGTCCGGATGCGGGGAGAAACTGTAACCAAGCCTTTGCGCAATGTAGGAATTGCGTTTCAGAACCCTGTCATGATGCCTTGGCGCAACACAATCAGCAATGTGATGCTGCCCTATGAAGTAGTACAGCCTTTTAAGCGCGACTTTAAGGATCCCAAAAAGCGGCAGGGCATGGTGCGAGAAGCCCAGAAATTGTTGAAAGTGGTGGGTCTTCAGGATTTTCAGGAGCAATATCCTTGGCAACTGTCTGGCGGAATGCGACAACGGGCCTCCCTTTGCCGAGCACTGATTCACCAACCGGAGATTTTATTATTAGATGAGCCCTTTGGAGCACTTGACGCCTTCACCCGTGAAGAAATGTGGGTCATGCTTCAGGAACTTTGGATGCAGGTGCAGTGCGTTTGTATTTTAATCACCCACGATTTACGCGAAGCCGTATTCCTATCCGATACGATCTATGTGATGGGTCCCCGCCCCAGTTCGATCGTCTATCAAGTTAAGCCCAATCTCCCTCGGCCTGTCACCCCCGAAATGATGCTATCGGATGACTTTAATCATATTGTGAATGACTTACGGCGACACATTCATCGCAATTAG